The following are encoded in a window of Pelagicoccus enzymogenes genomic DNA:
- a CDS encoding ABC transporter ATP-binding protein: MLKVEGLAFLDWEPVSLQVKTGEVLCVEGASGTGKSLLLRAIADLIPHAGEVYLDGVACSDISPTQWRRSVSFLSAEALWWEDTVGAHFLEPVPAERLQRLALAADCLGWEVTRLSMGERQRLGLLRMLDRQPRVLLLDEPTSNLDAASSQAVEDLLLEYIKSTNACALWVTHDHSQAARVGGRRLRMQGRRLQEVLG; encoded by the coding sequence ATGCTGAAAGTAGAGGGACTCGCTTTTCTGGATTGGGAACCGGTTTCCTTGCAGGTGAAAACGGGTGAAGTTTTGTGTGTCGAAGGGGCTTCAGGGACGGGGAAGTCTTTGTTGCTGCGTGCGATAGCGGATCTGATCCCGCACGCTGGCGAGGTTTATCTCGATGGCGTAGCCTGTAGTGATATTTCGCCTACGCAGTGGCGGCGCTCGGTCAGCTTTCTCTCTGCAGAGGCCTTGTGGTGGGAGGATACGGTTGGGGCTCATTTCCTTGAACCTGTACCTGCGGAGCGCTTGCAGCGGCTAGCCTTGGCCGCGGATTGCTTGGGCTGGGAGGTGACGCGACTGTCGATGGGAGAGCGGCAGCGTCTTGGCTTATTGCGCATGCTCGACCGGCAGCCCCGAGTGCTCCTGTTGGACGAGCCGACTTCCAACCTCGATGCTGCGAGCTCGCAAGCGGTAGAAGACTTGCTGCTCGAATACATCAAGTCGACGAATGCCTGCGCCCTTTGGGTAACCCACGATCACTCTCAAGCAGCCCGAGTGGGGGGCCGCCGTTTGCGCATGCAAGGGCGTCGTTTGCAGGAGGTGCTAGGGTGA
- a CDS encoding Bax inhibitor-1/YccA family membrane protein: MRTSNPALSDKAFDVDRAAARGEVMTINGTVNKTGILLCLLWVAAIFTWEKTMAVAQAGENPAVLYPWMIGGAIGGLVLAMITIFKKTVAPYTAPLYAVVEGLVLGVLSAFFELQFPGIVFQAVLLTFGTLLALLFAYKTGVIKATENFKLGVAAATGGIFVVYLISMVLGFFGVSIPLIHESGIVGIGFSLFVVVIAALNLVLDFDFIENGAAKGAPKYLEWYGAFGLLVTLIWLYIELLRLLSKLRSR, from the coding sequence ATGAGAACTTCCAATCCTGCCTTGAGTGATAAAGCGTTTGATGTCGACCGGGCCGCGGCTCGGGGCGAGGTGATGACGATCAATGGAACGGTCAACAAGACGGGCATCCTGCTGTGCTTGCTCTGGGTGGCGGCGATCTTCACTTGGGAGAAGACCATGGCGGTCGCTCAGGCGGGAGAGAACCCGGCGGTCCTGTATCCGTGGATGATCGGCGGGGCGATTGGCGGCTTGGTGCTAGCTATGATCACCATTTTCAAGAAGACGGTCGCTCCTTACACGGCTCCTCTCTATGCGGTAGTGGAAGGATTGGTCCTTGGCGTGCTTTCGGCGTTTTTCGAGCTGCAGTTTCCGGGGATCGTGTTCCAGGCGGTGTTGCTGACCTTTGGCACGCTTTTAGCCCTGTTGTTCGCTTACAAGACAGGGGTGATCAAGGCCACGGAGAATTTCAAACTCGGCGTGGCGGCCGCCACGGGCGGCATTTTTGTGGTCTATCTCATCTCCATGGTCTTGGGCTTTTTTGGCGTATCGATTCCGTTGATACACGAGAGCGGCATCGTGGGGATTGGTTTCAGCTTGTTCGTGGTGGTGATCGCTGCCCTGAACTTGGTGCTGGATTTCGATTTCATCGAAAATGGAGCGGCCAAGGGCGCTCCCAAGTATCTAGAGTGGTACGGAGCCTTCGGCCTGCTGGTGACGCTCATCTGGCTCTACATCGAGCTGCTGCGTTTGCTGTCGAAGCTAAGAAGCCGCTAG
- a CDS encoding SulP family inorganic anion transporter produces MSDSSASAQIESNPAKRRGLGLDLFPLRKTAAGYNKKALSGDLKAALNVALLAFPQGMAYAAIAGLPLRYGIFGSVVATVIGAFFAGSKYITLGPTNATSVMVLSSFTALGIVSEQEAVSNLPLLILLVGIVLLIGSIVRVASLIQYVSRTVITGYITAAASLIIANQLRKTLGFDFTPAEKAGASTFFQVIDLTIRHLGEVRWSTLGLSLATAAIFIVLEMFFKRLPSVAVTLVLSSLLAYFGSQYIEGFSVDLLPGLNASEWGLTLPNNISQDNINLLLSPAIAIALLCTLEGNSIGKSLAARDGARLNANQEMFSAGMANLGCALFSGMAASGSLTRSQLNVGSGAFTPISGLYSGIIMLVSAYILAGFVQYVPTAALAVVVISIGISLLNKHQLKIVTKSTRSDSITFYVTFLTGLLFALDFAIYIGTCVSIALFLKKVASPEIVEVAIDDETGQIGHLRDKVQRSDPEVSIVHVEGELFFGAAELFRDQMRRVADDVNLKVVVMKLRNAHNLDATSCMALEELIKYMNERDRILLVSEVRPDTMRIFENSGIIKVINPINLFADEESNPTLSTAKALKRARQILGGLTPKVSIYAKDKRN; encoded by the coding sequence ATGTCAGATTCCTCGGCTAGCGCCCAAATTGAAAGCAACCCGGCCAAGAGACGCGGTCTTGGCCTCGATCTTTTCCCGCTTAGGAAAACCGCTGCCGGATACAACAAAAAGGCCCTGTCGGGGGACCTGAAAGCCGCCCTCAACGTCGCCTTGCTGGCCTTTCCCCAAGGCATGGCCTACGCCGCCATCGCGGGACTCCCGCTCCGCTACGGGATCTTCGGCTCCGTGGTCGCCACCGTGATCGGGGCCTTTTTCGCCGGATCCAAGTACATAACACTCGGCCCCACCAACGCGACCTCGGTCATGGTCCTAAGCTCCTTCACCGCCCTCGGCATCGTGTCGGAACAAGAGGCGGTATCCAACCTTCCATTACTGATCCTGCTGGTTGGGATCGTGCTCCTGATCGGCTCGATCGTCCGGGTCGCCAGCCTCATCCAATACGTGTCGCGAACCGTCATCACTGGCTACATCACGGCAGCTGCTTCGCTTATCATCGCGAACCAGCTGCGAAAGACCTTGGGCTTCGACTTCACCCCCGCAGAAAAGGCGGGCGCCTCTACCTTCTTCCAAGTTATAGACCTGACCATCCGCCATCTGGGCGAAGTCCGATGGTCGACCCTCGGGCTCAGCTTGGCAACCGCAGCGATTTTCATCGTTCTGGAAATGTTCTTCAAGCGCCTCCCCAGCGTAGCGGTCACTCTCGTACTCTCCTCCCTGCTCGCGTATTTTGGCAGCCAATACATCGAAGGATTCTCCGTCGACCTGCTTCCCGGACTCAATGCCAGCGAATGGGGGCTCACCCTGCCAAACAACATAAGCCAGGATAACATAAACTTGCTGCTGTCGCCCGCCATCGCGATCGCCCTGCTATGTACCCTCGAGGGCAATTCGATCGGCAAGTCGCTGGCCGCCCGAGACGGGGCTCGCCTCAACGCCAACCAGGAGATGTTCTCCGCCGGCATGGCCAACCTGGGCTGCGCCCTCTTCTCCGGCATGGCTGCCTCCGGCTCCCTCACTCGCTCCCAGCTCAACGTGGGCTCCGGCGCCTTTACCCCCATCTCCGGACTCTACTCCGGCATCATTATGCTGGTGAGCGCCTACATCCTCGCCGGTTTCGTGCAGTACGTGCCCACCGCCGCCCTCGCCGTAGTCGTCATTTCCATCGGCATCTCCCTGCTCAACAAGCATCAACTGAAAATCGTCACCAAGAGCACACGCTCCGACAGTATCACCTTCTACGTCACCTTCCTCACCGGTCTCCTCTTCGCCCTCGACTTCGCCATCTACATCGGCACCTGCGTATCCATCGCCCTCTTCCTCAAGAAGGTCGCCAGCCCTGAAATCGTGGAAGTAGCCATCGACGATGAAACCGGGCAAATCGGGCATTTGCGCGACAAGGTGCAGCGCTCGGACCCAGAGGTCTCCATCGTGCACGTGGAAGGGGAACTCTTCTTCGGCGCCGCCGAACTCTTCCGCGACCAAATGCGTCGCGTGGCCGACGACGTAAACCTCAAGGTAGTGGTCATGAAACTACGCAACGCCCACAACCTCGACGCTACCAGCTGCATGGCCTTGGAGGAGCTCATCAAGTACATGAACGAGCGCGACCGCATCCTGCTCGTCAGCGAAGTCCGCCCCGACACCATGCGCATCTTCGAAAACTCCGGCATCATCAAGGTCATCAATCCGATCAACCTCTTCGCCGACGAGGAAAGCAACCCCACGCTCTCCACCGCCAAAGCCCTCAAACGAGCGCGCCAAATCCTCGGCGGCCTCACGCCGAAGGTCTCCATCTACGCCAAGGACAAACGCAACTAA
- a CDS encoding sensor histidine kinase: MRCKRFPLSQFRSLGRFLIAASCLCLGLILNGTSAQASTVADISSHYQIEIWTSQDDLSNRTINAISQDGRGYLWLATRGGLIRFDGRDFKERELPDRFRPRGNNIRSIARTIDGQVVIQPTSAQIVSVTEKGFAIHPASESVSHLVPHRLQGASDGSLWISIRSGNVFRWQAKQGLWLEGLSSEAVAKTQSSFVENAKGDLWISTPSLSGIYRDKHLTPLPEGIGTPHLLAKGFDESLLVFEKDRLLQYRNGTLDTLATDVPWSNAPEQLSSASVDSYGTLWIAAGRFGLLHWNEGKFHPAPKVFPVVNDVFKDREGTIWVASEGNGLGRIHRKAMRLLNSETGLAEDVSVSLQLDRQNNIWIANANGGLYRMVDGEPQRVSLSYQDLPLAVNVLSFDLDNTLWIGNTSGLYRSRPPYATVEKLPEIEGEVHLLFTASNGDLWCGTTFGKFGGSPTPATFGYYRDDTAHLLTSENGYNGHSIMSIEEGEKGEIWAGTYDGELLRYHEGEVNTEYSGSSIPDLHFDSQGNLWIATLKGLLLRTENAYLNVNRTLGYSISYASSIQEDSNGNLWYGLYKFPKDKLLAAIAGAGPSVSPKFAGGPSRHLDLSFLVNWYPTSLADPDGNLWFATSRGVLIFDPSTVPPNTVEPRLYLDSVMINGKEVDSESDIAVPPGQHRFEASFSVPFFDDSRNIKVRYRLLGAGEDWLDARDTRTLSYSALSPGNYELQLQSSTGEDWRRQPLAVAFRVLPHWWQTVWFIVFASLLTLVACALAVRKWSQRRLRERLLQLEKDQALERERTRIARDLHDDLGGGLSALQLLASRTAKNGNANTQSNLNRLAERARRLNADVHSIVWLFTPGDGTLRNLAELIQKYAREVLKGSGIDCTGSDPNLIPAADIPPDAQHNIFFAAKEALANLLKHSRATRATISFAFEGNTFTCKISDDGVGLSDTNSDFLDGNGLNNMKARLAEVGGTLHVESKPNHGTTIIARYPLPH; the protein is encoded by the coding sequence ATGCGCTGCAAGCGTTTCCCCTTATCACAATTCCGATCCCTCGGCCGCTTTCTCATCGCGGCGAGCTGCCTCTGCCTCGGGCTGATTCTAAACGGAACGTCCGCCCAAGCCTCCACCGTAGCCGACATCAGCTCCCACTACCAGATCGAGATCTGGACCTCCCAAGACGATTTGAGCAACCGCACCATAAACGCAATCAGCCAAGATGGACGCGGCTACCTTTGGCTCGCCACCCGCGGGGGACTGATTCGCTTCGACGGGCGGGACTTCAAGGAACGAGAGCTGCCCGACCGCTTTCGACCTCGCGGCAACAACATCCGCAGCATCGCCCGAACCATCGACGGACAAGTCGTCATCCAACCCACCAGCGCCCAAATTGTAAGCGTTACAGAAAAAGGCTTCGCCATTCACCCCGCTTCGGAAAGCGTTTCCCATCTCGTCCCCCACCGCCTGCAGGGGGCGAGCGACGGATCCCTTTGGATAAGCATCCGAAGCGGCAACGTATTTCGCTGGCAAGCCAAACAGGGACTTTGGCTCGAAGGCCTCTCCTCCGAAGCAGTCGCCAAAACCCAATCCAGCTTCGTCGAAAACGCTAAGGGCGACCTATGGATCTCCACCCCCTCCCTCTCAGGCATCTACCGCGACAAGCATCTCACGCCACTCCCCGAGGGAATAGGCACCCCGCATCTGCTCGCCAAAGGCTTCGACGAAAGCCTGCTTGTCTTCGAAAAAGACCGACTTCTCCAATATCGTAACGGCACTTTGGATACACTGGCAACAGACGTCCCCTGGAGCAACGCCCCCGAGCAACTCAGCAGCGCGAGCGTCGACTCGTATGGCACCCTCTGGATCGCAGCCGGACGTTTCGGGCTCCTCCACTGGAACGAAGGGAAATTCCACCCCGCCCCCAAGGTCTTCCCCGTTGTGAACGACGTATTCAAGGACAGGGAAGGAACCATCTGGGTCGCCTCTGAAGGCAACGGCCTCGGCAGGATACATCGCAAAGCCATGCGACTCCTGAACAGCGAAACCGGCCTAGCGGAAGACGTCAGCGTATCGCTACAGCTCGACCGCCAAAACAACATCTGGATCGCCAACGCCAACGGAGGCCTCTACCGCATGGTCGATGGAGAACCGCAAAGAGTCTCCCTCTCCTACCAAGACCTCCCCTTAGCCGTAAACGTTCTCAGCTTCGACTTGGATAACACCCTCTGGATCGGAAACACCAGTGGACTTTACCGCAGCAGACCACCCTACGCCACAGTCGAAAAACTGCCCGAAATAGAAGGAGAGGTTCACTTGCTCTTCACCGCAAGCAACGGCGACCTCTGGTGCGGCACCACCTTCGGAAAATTCGGAGGATCCCCAACCCCGGCGACCTTCGGTTACTATCGCGACGACACCGCACACCTCCTGACATCAGAAAACGGATACAACGGCCACTCGATCATGAGCATCGAAGAGGGGGAAAAAGGAGAGATCTGGGCCGGCACCTACGACGGAGAGCTGCTGCGCTACCACGAAGGAGAAGTAAATACAGAGTACTCTGGAAGCTCCATCCCCGACCTGCACTTCGACAGTCAAGGCAACCTTTGGATCGCGACCCTGAAAGGCCTCCTTCTCCGCACAGAGAACGCCTACCTAAACGTGAATCGAACCCTAGGATACTCGATCAGCTACGCATCCTCCATCCAAGAAGACTCCAACGGAAACCTGTGGTACGGACTCTATAAATTTCCAAAAGACAAATTGCTGGCAGCCATTGCTGGCGCAGGTCCCTCCGTTTCGCCGAAATTTGCCGGCGGCCCCAGTCGACACCTAGACCTGTCCTTTCTAGTGAACTGGTACCCGACCTCCCTCGCCGATCCCGACGGCAATCTCTGGTTCGCCACCTCTCGCGGCGTGCTTATCTTCGACCCCTCGACCGTGCCGCCCAACACTGTCGAACCCCGGCTATACCTCGATTCCGTCATGATCAACGGCAAAGAGGTAGACTCGGAAAGCGACATCGCTGTTCCTCCCGGCCAACACCGCTTCGAGGCCAGCTTCTCCGTTCCCTTCTTCGACGACTCACGTAACATCAAGGTCCGCTACCGCCTGCTCGGAGCCGGCGAAGATTGGCTCGACGCAAGGGACACCCGTACCCTCAGCTACTCCGCGCTCTCTCCTGGAAACTACGAACTCCAGCTTCAGTCCTCCACCGGGGAAGACTGGCGGCGTCAGCCGCTCGCAGTCGCATTTCGAGTCCTTCCCCACTGGTGGCAAACCGTCTGGTTCATCGTCTTCGCCAGTTTGCTAACCCTAGTCGCTTGCGCCCTCGCCGTACGAAAATGGTCGCAACGCCGCCTGCGCGAGCGCCTCCTCCAGCTCGAAAAGGACCAAGCCCTCGAGCGGGAGCGCACGCGCATCGCCCGCGACTTGCACGACGACCTCGGCGGCGGACTCAGCGCCCTCCAGCTGCTTGCCTCCCGCACCGCAAAAAACGGAAACGCCAACACCCAGTCCAACCTCAACCGCCTCGCCGAACGGGCCCGGCGACTCAACGCGGACGTGCACAGCATCGTCTGGCTTTTCACCCCCGGCGACGGCACCCTGCGCAACCTAGCGGAGCTTATCCAAAAGTACGCCCGCGAAGTCCTCAAAGGCAGCGGGATCGACTGCACCGGAAGCGATCCCAACCTCATACCCGCCGCCGACATACCGCCCGACGCGCAGCACAACATCTTCTTCGCCGCAAAAGAAGCTCTCGCGAACCTGCTGAAACATTCGAGGGCGACCCGAGCCACTATCTCCTTCGCTTTCGAGGGGAACACGTTTACCTGCAAAATCAGCGACGACGGAGTCGGGCTTTCCGACACGAATTCCGACTTCCTCGACGGAAACGGCCTCAACAACATGAAAGCCCGCCTCGCCGAAGTGGGAGGAACCCTACACGTCGAATCCAAGCCCAACCACGGCACGACCATCATCGCCCGCTACCCCCTCCCCCACTAA
- a CDS encoding DUF721 domain-containing protein, which produces MSDQPYKFRKSVERLIANFRGIPENYPGEAPKTERPMADVLERVLKKYKIGQDSLEDRIVKNWAQIVGAANARNCAPNRIEKERTLIIAVSNPVIRQELEFNKRLILQNLHKVEGAKKIRNIFFKSG; this is translated from the coding sequence GTGTCCGATCAACCCTACAAGTTTCGCAAAAGCGTGGAGCGACTCATCGCCAACTTTCGCGGCATCCCCGAGAACTATCCCGGAGAAGCCCCGAAGACCGAGCGACCGATGGCCGACGTGCTGGAGCGCGTACTCAAGAAGTACAAGATCGGCCAAGACTCCCTCGAGGACCGCATCGTCAAGAATTGGGCTCAAATCGTCGGCGCCGCCAACGCCCGCAACTGCGCTCCCAACCGCATCGAGAAGGAACGCACCCTCATCATCGCCGTATCCAATCCCGTCATACGCCAAGAGCTCGAGTTCAACAAACGCCTCATCCTGCAAAACCTGCACAAGGTCGAAGGCGCCAAGAAGATCCGCAACATCTTCTTCAAGTCCGGTTAG
- a CDS encoding Gfo/Idh/MocA family protein, producing MPTRIALVGANYGATLASGFADLENAEIAAIADPDQHIREEAAGKLGVAQDSLFDSLDDLLLSVEVEAVLVASPTHLHERHAGAALDRGLHVLCASPVGVRGSEVSHIVTSAGLVGKIFMWANPLRFDPRVSISQALVEAGEVGEPTQGFASIQIADWPHASDSWRLERDLGGGALLEVGAQTLDAVWFAMGAPDPMEAMASRFSAFSDKHGGDLEHPAEDCLSGLVRFKNGACLQITAQLNASLPAGERAQTMSMLATRGAIDIANGQRRDSEGTAYDFANSSCSSSQLRALAVSFLQAVETGEDPAANGKQALAFHKMVDALLESAREKQAVSIKVERSLDDLFGGL from the coding sequence ATGCCAACACGCATCGCACTCGTCGGCGCCAACTACGGGGCCACCCTTGCATCCGGTTTCGCCGACCTAGAGAACGCGGAGATCGCAGCTATCGCGGATCCCGATCAACACATCCGCGAGGAAGCAGCCGGCAAGCTCGGCGTCGCCCAGGACTCGCTCTTCGACTCGCTTGACGATCTGCTTCTAAGCGTCGAAGTCGAAGCGGTACTGGTCGCCAGTCCCACGCACTTGCACGAGCGTCACGCGGGAGCCGCCCTCGACCGCGGCCTGCACGTGCTTTGCGCCTCGCCCGTGGGCGTCAGGGGAAGCGAAGTCTCGCACATCGTGACCTCCGCTGGCCTCGTCGGAAAGATTTTCATGTGGGCTAATCCCCTTCGATTCGACCCGCGTGTATCCATATCTCAAGCACTGGTCGAAGCGGGGGAAGTCGGCGAGCCGACGCAAGGCTTCGCCAGTATCCAGATTGCGGATTGGCCGCATGCCTCCGATTCCTGGAGGCTGGAGCGTGACCTCGGCGGCGGAGCCCTGCTGGAGGTTGGAGCCCAAACGCTGGACGCCGTTTGGTTCGCCATGGGAGCGCCCGATCCCATGGAAGCCATGGCATCTCGCTTCAGCGCCTTCTCCGACAAGCACGGCGGCGATCTCGAGCACCCGGCGGAAGACTGCCTGAGCGGCCTCGTTCGCTTCAAGAACGGAGCCTGCCTGCAAATAACCGCCCAACTCAACGCTTCCCTCCCCGCTGGCGAACGCGCTCAAACGATGAGCATGCTAGCAACCCGCGGAGCCATCGACATCGCCAATGGCCAGCGACGCGACTCGGAGGGCACAGCCTACGACTTCGCCAATTCCTCCTGCTCCAGTTCCCAGCTTCGAGCGCTCGCCGTGTCATTCCTGCAAGCTGTCGAAACGGGCGAAGACCCGGCAGCCAACGGCAAGCAAGCCCTTGCCTTCCACAAGATGGTAGATGCCTTGCTTGAATCCGCACGGGAAAAGCAGGCCGTGTCCATCAAGGTGGAACGCAGCTTGGACGACCTATTTGGCGGACTCTGA
- a CDS encoding response regulator, with protein MSISIAIVEDNPELCEELQQVVAEEDSLKCVAACRNATSALKRLPDSLPDVVLMDIRLPDGSGIELVQKLSQQLPKTQFVMLTMYQDNKHIFDALGVGAVGYLLKDASSEEIVAAIHDAHAGKSPLSGTVARKVVTNLQSQHTPTQQSYTLTARECDVMEQVAKGLADKQIADQLGISLTTVNTHLKNIYAKLDVHSRSEAISRYFMQNG; from the coding sequence ATGAGCATCTCCATCGCCATCGTCGAAGACAACCCAGAGCTCTGCGAAGAGCTCCAGCAAGTCGTAGCCGAAGAAGATTCACTCAAATGCGTCGCCGCCTGCCGCAACGCCACCAGTGCCTTAAAACGCCTCCCCGACTCCCTGCCCGACGTGGTGCTCATGGACATACGGCTCCCTGACGGATCCGGCATCGAGCTCGTACAAAAGCTCAGCCAACAACTCCCCAAGACCCAATTCGTGATGCTCACCATGTATCAGGATAACAAACACATCTTCGATGCATTAGGAGTCGGAGCCGTAGGTTACCTGCTCAAAGACGCCTCAAGCGAAGAAATCGTCGCCGCCATCCACGACGCCCACGCAGGCAAATCCCCCTTGAGCGGAACCGTCGCCCGCAAAGTGGTCACCAATCTGCAAAGCCAGCATACCCCCACCCAACAAAGCTACACCCTTACAGCCCGCGAATGCGATGTAATGGAACAGGTCGCCAAAGGCCTCGCCGACAAGCAGATCGCCGACCAGCTCGGCATCAGCCTCACCACCGTCAACACCCACCTAAAAAACATCTACGCAAAGCTCGACGTCCACTCCCGATCCGAAGCTATTTCCCGTTACTTCATGCAAAACGGCTAG
- the ispH gene encoding 4-hydroxy-3-methylbut-2-enyl diphosphate reductase, with amino-acid sequence MNSNESSNTIPTTLSEAADVVCLFLGNSKIVTRRGRNCGKFKAFAMGEGAVAEASARLKELGREENLVEVEPGLYFAALDEMELPERLGEEGWFAVPLQAFYAENKLPESVVSRIRSNAIRIPYLYLNTNEYIYRFRAEKERNRKVYQVDDSSVALYHSALCDAIKAVKRAKERSATTPARLDFGATEFLLPSHFGFCLGVQNAIERAYETLAANPGKRVFMLSELIHNPFVNEDLQSRGLKYLQSDKGVPQVEEASGRPYWDSLSDQDIVIIPAFGARDEDKLRLIERGLPIRQYDATCMLVEKVWKAARRYGQQGYTVVIHGKAEHEETKATFSNSAKYAPSVVIRDMKEAAMLGAVIRAETAEEKRRLFEPFLSRSSVGFDPSKDLDRLALVNQTTLLRNETLKIIAYLEAALTEAYGEAHITDHLAMSSKGDTLCYATQVNQDALAKALDEDIDAAIVVGGKNSSNTFQLFRLCQERFGKRAFYIQSEKNILSKAEIEHFIFPYDPQDPKQGIMETRAFLPEKERIRVLVTGGASCPDGILQQIICRINGFYPSEQIRSIESVLAEIE; translated from the coding sequence ATGAATTCGAACGAGTCGAGTAACACCATTCCAACGACCCTCAGCGAAGCTGCCGATGTGGTTTGCCTCTTCCTTGGCAACAGCAAGATCGTGACGCGCCGCGGTCGCAATTGCGGCAAATTTAAGGCGTTCGCGATGGGCGAAGGGGCGGTAGCCGAGGCGTCTGCCCGTCTGAAGGAGCTCGGTCGGGAGGAAAACCTGGTGGAGGTGGAGCCTGGCTTGTATTTCGCAGCGCTCGACGAGATGGAGCTGCCGGAGCGCTTGGGCGAAGAGGGTTGGTTCGCGGTTCCCTTGCAGGCGTTTTACGCCGAAAACAAGCTCCCCGAATCGGTGGTGTCCCGCATTCGCAGCAACGCCATTCGCATCCCCTACCTTTATCTCAATACAAATGAATACATCTACCGTTTCCGAGCCGAGAAGGAGCGAAACCGCAAGGTTTACCAGGTAGACGACAGTTCGGTGGCCCTTTACCACAGCGCCTTGTGCGATGCCATCAAGGCGGTGAAGCGGGCCAAGGAGAGGTCGGCGACGACGCCGGCCCGCCTAGACTTCGGGGCGACCGAGTTTCTCTTGCCCAGCCACTTCGGGTTTTGTCTTGGGGTGCAAAACGCGATCGAGCGGGCTTACGAGACCTTGGCGGCAAATCCCGGCAAGCGCGTTTTCATGCTCAGCGAGCTGATCCACAATCCCTTCGTGAACGAAGACCTGCAATCGCGCGGGCTCAAGTACCTGCAGAGCGACAAAGGGGTCCCGCAAGTGGAGGAGGCGAGCGGGCGTCCCTACTGGGACAGCCTGAGCGACCAGGATATCGTGATCATCCCCGCTTTCGGGGCCCGCGACGAGGACAAGCTGCGCCTTATCGAGCGGGGGTTGCCCATCCGCCAGTACGACGCGACCTGCATGTTGGTGGAAAAGGTCTGGAAGGCGGCTCGCCGCTACGGCCAGCAGGGATACACCGTGGTCATCCATGGCAAGGCCGAGCACGAGGAGACGAAGGCCACATTTTCCAACAGCGCCAAGTACGCTCCCTCGGTAGTGATTCGCGACATGAAGGAAGCGGCCATGCTGGGGGCAGTTATCCGGGCCGAGACCGCTGAAGAGAAGCGTCGCCTATTCGAGCCCTTCCTCTCCCGCTCCTCGGTGGGTTTCGACCCGAGCAAGGACCTCGACCGCTTGGCCTTGGTCAACCAAACCACCCTGCTGCGCAACGAAACGCTGAAGATTATCGCCTACCTCGAAGCCGCTTTGACGGAAGCCTACGGAGAGGCTCATATCACCGACCACCTCGCCATGAGCAGCAAGGGCGACACCCTTTGCTATGCGACCCAAGTCAACCAGGACGCCCTCGCTAAGGCGCTCGACGAGGACATCGACGCGGCCATCGTGGTAGGCGGCAAGAACAGCTCCAACACCTTCCAGCTCTTCCGCCTCTGCCAAGAGCGTTTCGGCAAGCGGGCCTTCTATATTCAGAGCGAAAAGAACATTCTCTCGAAGGCGGAGATCGAGCATTTCATTTTTCCCTACGACCCGCAGGATCCGAAGCAAGGAATCATGGAGACGCGTGCCTTCCTGCCAGAGAAAGAGCGTATCCGCGTGTTGGTGACAGGAGGCGCTTCCTGTCCCGACGGGATCCTCCAGCAGATCATCTGCCGCATCAACGGCTTCTACCCGTCGGAGCAGATCCGTTCCATCGAAAGCGTGCTGGCGGAGATCGAGTAG
- a CDS encoding ABC transporter permease: MSAIDLSYWDLGFAALILVALAALFRGMRLGISGSLLVAGARMMIQLTLVGYVLRFLFEEGRLWMVAIMATLMLAVASREILARQKRKLSGWRSWRLGASTLFVSSFAISLFGLLVVVKADPWYAPQYAIPILGMIISNTMNAISLGMDRLTDAIHANRNVIEQRLALGQGAQDAIGGYAKDCIRSGMTPVINSMATAGIVSLPGMMTGQILAGASPVEAVEYQIVIWFMIAGGCGFGMAVAIRLLKGQLFDERQRLRLERLK, translated from the coding sequence GTGAGCGCGATTGACTTGTCGTATTGGGATCTTGGATTCGCGGCCTTAATCCTTGTCGCTTTGGCTGCCTTGTTTCGCGGGATGCGGCTAGGCATTTCGGGCAGCCTGCTCGTAGCGGGCGCCCGCATGATGATCCAGCTCACCTTGGTGGGCTACGTGCTGCGTTTCCTTTTCGAGGAAGGACGGCTCTGGATGGTTGCGATCATGGCTACGCTCATGCTGGCGGTGGCGTCGCGAGAGATTCTAGCGCGTCAGAAGCGCAAGCTCTCCGGTTGGCGTAGCTGGAGGCTCGGAGCCTCGACTTTGTTTGTTTCCTCGTTTGCCATCTCGCTCTTCGGTCTGCTGGTGGTCGTGAAAGCTGACCCGTGGTACGCGCCCCAGTACGCGATTCCCATCCTAGGCATGATCATCAGCAATACCATGAACGCGATCAGCTTGGGGATGGATCGACTGACGGATGCTATCCACGCGAACCGAAACGTTATCGAACAACGGCTCGCTTTGGGGCAGGGAGCCCAAGACGCAATTGGCGGCTATGCCAAGGACTGTATCCGATCGGGCATGACGCCGGTGATCAACTCCATGGCGACTGCTGGCATTGTGTCTTTACCAGGTATGATGACGGGGCAAATTCTAGCGGGGGCCTCTCCGGTGGAAGCGGTAGAGTATCAGATCGTGATCTGGTTCATGATCGCGGGCGGTTGCGGTTTCGGCATGGCGGTCGCGATCCGATTGCTCAAGGGGCAGCTCTTTGATGAACGCCAGCGGCTGAGGCTGGAGCGCTTGAAGTAG